Proteins encoded within one genomic window of Gigantopelta aegis isolate Gae_Host chromosome 2, Gae_host_genome, whole genome shotgun sequence:
- the LOC121388823 gene encoding uncharacterized protein LOC121388823: protein MTRRKIKSYYQPDKVTIVDWQGSPFLVTTDEGKKTKIAGCSMVGCSDYVRAGDVTDWNVNDADLEAQLADPAQLGRLFVESRTKDEVRAFGGRGFSIVNLAKTRVYESGDEIEAHSRKEAKTFNGACSGDGTLRPEDEADVTSAEYVPVRVVKSTCLL from the exons ATGACACGAAGGAAAATCAAGAGTTACTATCAACCCGACAAAGTAACAATCGTAGATTGGCAAGGATCCCCTTTCTTGGTTACGACTGACGAAGGGAAGAAAACGAAAATAGCCGGCTGTTCTATGGTGGGATGTTCCGACTACGTCAGAGCCGGTGACGTCACAG attgGAACGTTAACGATGCTGATTTGGAGGCTCAGCTAGCAGATCCAGCTCAGCTCG GACGGCTGTTTGTTGAATCTCGAACGAAAGACGAAGTGCGAGCATTCGGTGGACGTGGCTTCTCTATCGTGAACCTGGCCAAAACTCGAGTCTACGAGAGTGGTGACGAGATCGAGGCTCACAGTCGGAAAGAGGCGAAGACCTTTAACGGCGCGTGCAGTGGTGACGGAACTCTGAGGCCCGAAGACGAGGCTGACGTCACCTCGGCAGAATAC GTGCCGGTCAGAGTGGTAAAATCTACATGTTTGCTCTGA